A single genomic interval of Chitinophaga sp. 180180018-3 harbors:
- a CDS encoding FecR domain-containing protein, with translation MDKNKLAILSKKYLAGLASEEEKALLLEWYNAYNEQELTAEIEAAGDEAEETLKARMYQRVAAVTQPAATKTVPLWRRHWKAAAAVLILIGTSTWYLWPHTTKPRPMAAKPAVITPGEDKATLTLADGSVLNLDSVSTGQLALQGMHVLKTSKGQIVYKDDHTTTTNGYNVLRTPRGGQFKVTLPDGTDVWLNATSSVSYPTSFAKSGRKVTVTGEAYFEVASDASSPFEVKVNNVDILVLGTHFNVNAYEDEKAIRTTLLEGAVLVRTSAAYGHLEPGQQASVAAGSNNIEWHKHIDVNNVIAWKNGYFSFENADIPSVMRQLARWYNIDVTYAGAIPEGDFTGEIGRSLTQEQLLKVLAQAGIRCKMEEGRKLVIYP, from the coding sequence ATGGACAAGAACAAACTGGCCATATTGTCGAAAAAATATCTTGCTGGTCTGGCCAGTGAAGAGGAAAAAGCCCTCTTGCTGGAGTGGTATAATGCTTATAATGAGCAGGAACTGACCGCTGAGATCGAAGCTGCCGGCGATGAAGCAGAAGAAACGCTGAAAGCCCGTATGTACCAGCGTGTAGCGGCTGTTACACAGCCCGCGGCCACAAAGACGGTACCGTTATGGCGCAGACACTGGAAAGCGGCTGCTGCGGTATTAATATTAATTGGCACCAGTACCTGGTATTTGTGGCCGCATACCACAAAACCACGGCCCATGGCAGCAAAGCCTGCGGTGATCACCCCGGGAGAAGATAAAGCCACGCTGACGCTGGCAGATGGTTCCGTGCTGAACCTCGACAGTGTGAGCACCGGCCAGCTGGCATTGCAGGGCATGCATGTGCTGAAAACGAGCAAAGGCCAGATCGTTTATAAAGACGACCACACCACCACAACGAACGGCTACAACGTGCTGCGCACGCCCCGTGGCGGCCAGTTTAAAGTAACGTTGCCCGATGGTACAGACGTGTGGCTGAACGCTACCTCTTCTGTCAGTTACCCCACTTCGTTTGCTAAAAGCGGAAGGAAAGTAACCGTAACAGGAGAAGCATATTTTGAAGTAGCCAGCGATGCGTCATCGCCGTTTGAAGTAAAGGTGAATAATGTAGATATCCTGGTATTAGGAACACATTTTAATGTCAATGCCTATGAAGATGAGAAAGCTATCCGGACCACACTGCTCGAAGGGGCCGTGTTGGTAAGAACATCGGCCGCCTACGGGCATCTGGAGCCCGGTCAGCAGGCGTCTGTGGCTGCCGGAAGCAATAACATCGAATGGCATAAACATATTGATGTCAACAATGTGATCGCCTGGAAGAATGGCTACTTTTCTTTTGAAAATGCCGATATACCTTCTGTGATGCGGCAATTGGCCCGGTGGTACAATATCGATGTAACTTATGCAGGTGCCATACCGGAAGGAGATTTCACAGGGGAAATAGGAAGGTCGCTTACACAGGAACAATTGCTGAAAGTATTGGCCCAGGCCGGAATCAGGTGTAAGATGGAGGAGGGAAGAAAACTGGTAATATATCCGTAA
- a CDS encoding RNA polymerase sigma-70 factor, whose protein sequence is MMRDYACHDDDELVQLMSENDHHAFTEIYNRYWKRLYVLAYDRLRSREQAEDVVQDVFTGLWQRRQQSIIRSLPAYLATASRYAVFNLLSRLAPVTNMDAMPESLHAITDETAQLRFLEQSMNEQLHLLPEKCRLVFSYSRNRGLSNKEIATELQISEKAVEKHITKALQRLRIQFRNYFHSFFSL, encoded by the coding sequence ATGATGAGAGATTACGCCTGCCATGACGATGATGAGCTGGTTCAGTTAATGAGTGAGAACGACCACCATGCCTTTACCGAGATCTACAACCGGTATTGGAAACGTCTTTATGTATTGGCGTACGACCGCTTACGCTCCAGGGAACAGGCAGAAGATGTTGTGCAGGACGTATTCACCGGCTTATGGCAACGCCGGCAGCAGTCGATCATCCGCTCACTACCCGCTTACCTGGCCACTGCCAGTCGTTATGCAGTATTTAACCTGCTATCCCGCCTCGCTCCCGTGACGAACATGGATGCTATGCCCGAATCCCTGCACGCCATCACCGATGAAACCGCCCAGCTGAGATTCCTGGAACAGTCGATGAATGAACAGCTGCACCTCCTGCCCGAAAAATGCCGCCTTGTTTTTAGCTACAGCCGTAACCGGGGATTGAGTAACAAAGAAATAGCCACCGAATTGCAGATCTCTGAGAAAGCGGTGGAAAAGCATATCACCAAAGCCTTGCAACGATTACGGATACAGTTCCGTAACTATTTCCATTCTTTCTTTTCACTATAA